The Pseudomonas azotoformans genome has a segment encoding these proteins:
- a CDS encoding Hcp family type VI secretion system effector, translating into MAVDIFIKIGDIKGESMDKAHKDEIDVLNWSWGMAQSGNMHVGGGGGAGKVNIQDLSLTKYVDKASPNLMMHCASGKHIDKVKLTVRKAGGESQVEYMVINLEEVLVTSLSTGGSGTDDRLTENVTLNFAQVMVDYQPQKADGTKDGGAIKFGWNIRSNTKR; encoded by the coding sequence ATGGCTGTTGATATTTTCATCAAGATCGGCGACATCAAGGGCGAGTCCATGGACAAGGCCCACAAGGACGAAATCGACGTGCTGAACTGGAGCTGGGGCATGGCCCAGTCCGGCAACATGCACGTGGGCGGTGGCGGCGGCGCGGGCAAGGTGAATATCCAGGACCTGTCGCTGACCAAATACGTCGACAAGGCGTCGCCGAACCTGATGATGCACTGCGCCAGCGGCAAACACATCGACAAGGTCAAGCTGACTGTGCGCAAGGCCGGTGGCGAAAGCCAGGTCGAGTACATGGTGATCAACCTGGAAGAAGTGCTGGTGACTTCCCTGAGCACCGGCGGTTCGGGCACCGATGACCGCCTGACCGAGAACGTCACCCTGAACTTCGCCCAAGTGATGGTTGACTACCAGCCGCAGAAAGCCGACGGCACCAAAGATGGCGGCGCGATCAAGTTTGGCTGGAACATCCGTTCCAACACCAAGCGCTGA
- the tssE gene encoding type VI secretion system baseplate subunit TssE, with amino-acid sequence MVTEIASRDRLQPSLLDRLTDDDPTNPKESADKRVLSLTQLKASVLRDLAWLLNTTSLLDADATLHTPAGTSVVNYGLPALAGNSVSSVDIKALEALIYQAIATFEPRILRHTLRVKARVGHGEMNHNALSFEIEGDLWAQPVPLRLLLQTDLDLESGHVRVVNADQRRRP; translated from the coding sequence GTGGTCACTGAAATCGCTTCCCGCGACCGTCTGCAACCGTCCCTGCTGGACCGGCTGACCGACGACGATCCAACCAATCCCAAGGAAAGCGCCGACAAACGCGTGCTGTCCCTGACCCAATTGAAAGCCTCGGTGCTGCGCGACCTGGCGTGGCTGCTCAACACCACGTCGTTGCTCGATGCCGATGCCACGCTGCACACCCCGGCCGGTACGTCGGTGGTCAACTACGGCCTGCCGGCGCTGGCGGGCAACAGTGTTTCCAGTGTGGATATCAAGGCCCTGGAAGCGTTGATCTACCAGGCTATCGCCACCTTTGAACCGCGCATTCTGCGCCACACCCTGCGCGTCAAAGCCCGCGTCGGCCATGGCGAGATGAACCATAACGCGCTGAGTTTCGAGATCGAAGGCGACCTGTGGGCACAGCCGGTGCCGCTGCGCCTGTTGCTGCAGACCGATCTCGACCTGGAATCCGGCCACGTACGCGTGGTCAACGCTGACCAGCGGAGACGCCCATGA
- the tssF gene encoding type VI secretion system baseplate subunit TssF → MNPRLLELYNQELHHVRESAAEFAKEYPKIASRLTLSGMDCADPYVERLLEGFAYLTARVQLKLDAEYPTFTHNLLEIAYPHYLAPTPSMTVVQLQTDPDEGSLASGFPLPRDTVLRAALGRETQTCCEYRTAHPVTLWPLQVSNAEYFGNPAAVLGRLAASEPKAKAGLRLTLRTGAELPFISLDLDNLPLYLSGADEQPFRLYEQLLGNACAVFARKPGGDWVERLPQDALRSRGFDDADAAMPVVARAFQGYRLLQEYFALPHRFLFVEFAELSRAVKRCDGQELELIVLFDRHEPSLEGSVGAAQFLPFCTPAINLFPKRVDRIHLSDRVNEHHVIADRTRPMDFEIHSLSGITGHGTGPEQPFLPFYAVRDPSRYGRDQAYYTVRREPRVLSSDQRRNGPRSTYVGSETFVSLVDSRQAPYGHDLRQLGVTALCTNRDLPLFMSIGNGKTDFTLADSAPVLSVRCVAGPSRPRASHAHDAKAWRLISQLSLNYLSLSEQGQGAAALRELLRLYGDSNDAALQLQIEGLREVSSKAVTRRLPMPGPIVFGRGLEITLEFDENAFRGTGVFLLGAVLERFLARYVSINSFTETVIRTTERGEIMRWKAKPGRRPTL, encoded by the coding sequence ATGAACCCGCGCCTGCTGGAGCTGTACAACCAGGAACTGCACCACGTGCGCGAAAGCGCCGCCGAGTTCGCCAAGGAATACCCGAAGATCGCCAGTCGGCTGACCCTGTCCGGTATGGACTGCGCCGACCCGTACGTCGAACGTTTGCTCGAGGGTTTTGCCTACCTCACGGCCCGCGTGCAGCTCAAGCTCGACGCCGAGTACCCGACCTTCACCCACAACCTGCTGGAAATTGCCTACCCGCATTACCTGGCGCCCACGCCATCGATGACCGTGGTGCAATTGCAGACCGACCCGGACGAAGGCTCGTTGGCCAGTGGTTTCCCGCTGCCCCGCGACACCGTTTTGCGGGCCGCGCTGGGCCGCGAAACCCAGACCTGCTGCGAGTACCGCACCGCGCACCCGGTGACGCTGTGGCCGTTGCAGGTGAGCAACGCCGAATACTTCGGCAACCCTGCCGCCGTGTTGGGGCGCCTGGCCGCCAGTGAGCCGAAGGCCAAGGCCGGTCTGCGCCTGACCCTGCGCACCGGCGCCGAATTGCCCTTCATCAGCCTCGACCTGGATAACCTGCCGCTCTACCTCAGCGGTGCCGACGAGCAACCGTTCCGCCTCTACGAGCAACTGCTGGGCAACGCCTGCGCGGTGTTTGCACGCAAGCCGGGTGGCGATTGGGTCGAGCGCCTGCCGCAGGATGCACTGCGCTCCCGTGGTTTTGACGATGCCGACGCCGCCATGCCGGTGGTCGCACGCGCGTTCCAGGGCTATCGCTTGTTGCAGGAATACTTCGCCCTGCCCCACCGTTTCCTGTTCGTCGAGTTCGCCGAGCTGAGCCGTGCGGTCAAGCGCTGCGACGGCCAGGAGCTGGAGCTGATCGTGTTGTTCGACCGTCATGAGCCAAGCCTGGAAGGCAGCGTCGGCGCGGCGCAGTTCCTGCCGTTCTGCACGCCAGCAATCAACCTGTTCCCCAAGCGCGTCGACCGTATCCACTTGTCCGACCGGGTCAACGAACACCATGTGATCGCCGACCGCACGCGGCCGATGGATTTCGAGATTCACTCGTTGAGCGGCATCACCGGCCACGGCACAGGGCCGGAGCAACCGTTTTTGCCGTTCTATGCGGTGCGTGATCCGTCGCGCTATGGCCGCGACCAGGCGTATTACACGGTACGCCGCGAGCCCCGCGTCTTATCCAGCGACCAGCGCCGCAACGGCCCACGCTCCACCTATGTGGGCAGCGAGACCTTTGTCAGCCTGGTGGACAGCCGCCAAGCGCCCTACGGCCATGACCTGCGCCAACTCGGCGTGACGGCGCTGTGCACCAACCGCGACTTGCCCCTGTTCATGAGCATCGGCAACGGCAAGACCGACTTCACCCTGGCCGACAGCGCCCCGGTGCTGTCCGTGCGTTGCGTGGCCGGCCCGAGCCGTCCGCGCGCCAGTCATGCCCATGACGCCAAAGCCTGGCGTTTGATCAGCCAGCTCTCGCTCAACTACCTGTCCCTGAGCGAACAGGGCCAAGGCGCGGCAGCCTTGCGCGAACTGCTGCGCCTGTACGGCGACAGCAACGACGCCGCCCTGCAATTGCAGATTGAAGGCCTGCGCGAGGTCAGCAGCAAAGCCGTGACCCGACGTTTGCCGATGCCCGGCCCGATCGTGTTTGGCCGTGGCCTGGAAATCACCTTGGAATTCGATGAAAACGCGTTTCGCGGCACCGGCGTGTTCCTGCTCGGTGCGGTGCTGGAGCGCTTCCTGGCACGCTACGTGTCAATCAACAGTTTTACCGAGACGGTGATCCGTACCACCGAACGCGGCGAGATCATGCGATGGAAAGCCAAGCCCGGACGGCGTCCGACCCTGTGA
- the tssG gene encoding type VI secretion system baseplate subunit TssG translates to MESQARTASDPVNTLDAMHREPWEYDFFQALRRIECESPELPRLGHSLRLADDPLRLGQQADCTFAPATLASVDPGGEGKPARLEQFFFGLGGPNGPLPLHITEYVRERQRNNADSTSKQFLDVFHHRLLSLFYRAWAEARPTVSHDRPDDDYWSARLAALSGRGMPSLLNQGLIPDTAKLHYSGHLSAQTRYPDGLKAILSEYFGLPVEIEEYVGQWLELPERSRVSVSANRLGVDFCLGSFVWDRQHKFRIRLGPLMLDDYMGMLPGHPPFNELVAWVAEYLGHELDWDLNLVLQQPEVPALQLNGQFRLGFNTWLGKPEQDANDLILARHYADHATTSRNPEHG, encoded by the coding sequence ATGGAAAGCCAAGCCCGGACGGCGTCCGACCCTGTGAACACACTGGATGCGATGCACCGGGAGCCCTGGGAATACGATTTCTTCCAGGCGCTGCGGCGTATCGAGTGCGAATCGCCGGAGCTACCGCGCCTGGGCCATTCCCTGCGTCTAGCGGACGATCCGTTGCGCCTGGGCCAGCAGGCGGATTGCACCTTCGCCCCGGCCACCTTGGCTTCGGTCGATCCCGGTGGCGAGGGCAAGCCGGCGCGGCTAGAGCAATTCTTCTTCGGCCTCGGTGGCCCCAACGGCCCGCTGCCGCTGCACATCACCGAATACGTGCGCGAGCGTCAGCGCAACAACGCCGACAGCACCAGCAAACAGTTCCTGGACGTGTTCCACCACCGCCTGCTCAGCCTGTTCTACCGGGCCTGGGCCGAGGCGCGGCCGACGGTCAGCCACGACCGACCGGATGACGATTACTGGTCCGCGCGCCTCGCTGCTTTGAGTGGACGGGGCATGCCGAGCCTGCTGAATCAGGGCCTCATCCCGGACACTGCGAAACTGCATTACAGCGGCCATCTGTCGGCGCAAACCCGCTATCCAGACGGCCTTAAAGCCATTCTCAGCGAATACTTCGGCCTGCCGGTGGAGATTGAAGAATACGTCGGCCAATGGCTGGAGTTGCCCGAGCGCAGCCGCGTCAGCGTGAGCGCCAACCGCCTGGGCGTGGACTTTTGCCTGGGCAGTTTCGTGTGGGACCGCCAGCACAAATTCCGTATCCGCCTGGGCCCGCTCATGCTGGATGACTACATGGGCATGCTGCCTGGCCACCCGCCATTCAACGAGCTGGTGGCATGGGTGGCCGAGTACCTGGGCCATGAACTGGACTGGGACCTCAACCTGGTTTTGCAACAACCTGAAGTGCCGGCGCTGCAACTCAATGGCCAGTTCCGCCTGGGCTTCAACACCTGGCTCGGCAAGCCCGAGCAAGACGCCAACGACCTAATCCTGGCCCGGCATTACGCCGACCACGCCACCACCTCAAGGAATCCAGAGCATGGGTGA
- the tssH gene encoding type VI secretion system ATPase TssH — translation MGEISRAALFGKLNSVAYKAIEAATVFCKLRGNPYVELAHWFHQLLQLQDSDLHRIIRQFNVEPARLARDLTEALDRLPRGSTSITDLSSHVEEAVERGWVYGSLMFGESQVRTGYLVLGILKTPSLRHALLGLSAEFDKIKAEALSERFDEYVGDSPENALSASDGFNAGAVPGEASGAMAPSAMGKQEALKRFTVDLTEQARSGKLDPIVGRDEEIRQLVDILMRRRQNNPILTGEAGVGKTAVVEGFALRIVAGDVPPALKDVELRSLDVGLLQAGASMKGEFEQRLRQVIEDVQASPKPIILFIDEAHTLVGAGGAAGTGDAANLLKPALARGTLRTVAATTWAEYKKHIEKDPALTRRFQVVQVAEPSEDKALLMMRGVASTMEKHHQVQILDEALEASVKLSHRYIPARQLPDKSVSLLDTACARVAISLHAVPAEVDDSRRRIEALETELQIIAREHAIGIAIGARQTNTEALLSAERERLATLESRWAEEKTLVDELLATRATLREKAGVVDSGNDELRAQLVDLQQRLSALQGETPLILPTVDYQAVASVVADWTGIPVGRMARNELETVLNLDQHLKKRIIGQDHALQMIAKRIQTSRAGLDNPSKPIGVFMLAGTSGVGKTETALALAEAMYGGEQNVITINMSEFQEAHTVSTLKGAPPGYIGYGEGGVLTEAVRRKPYSVVLLDEVEKAHPDVHEIFFQVFDKGVMEDGEGRVIDFKNTLILLTTNAGTELISHVSKDPANIPEPEEIAKALRQPLLEIFPPALLGRLVTIPYYPLSDEMLKAITRLQLGRIKKRVESTHKVAFDYDDAVVDLIVSRCTETESGGRMIDTILTNSLLPDMSREFLTRMLEGKPLAGVRISSRDNELHYDFSDAA, via the coding sequence ATGGGTGAAATCAGTCGCGCCGCACTGTTCGGCAAACTCAACAGCGTGGCCTACAAGGCCATCGAAGCCGCCACCGTGTTCTGCAAACTGCGGGGCAATCCGTATGTGGAACTGGCCCACTGGTTCCACCAGTTGCTGCAACTGCAGGACTCGGACCTGCACCGCATCATCCGTCAGTTCAACGTGGAGCCGGCGCGCCTGGCCCGTGACCTGACAGAAGCGCTGGACCGTTTGCCGCGTGGCTCGACGTCGATCACCGACCTGTCCTCCCATGTGGAAGAGGCCGTGGAACGCGGTTGGGTGTATGGCAGCCTGATGTTTGGTGAAAGCCAGGTGCGCACTGGCTACCTGGTGCTCGGCATCCTGAAGACGCCAAGCCTGCGCCATGCGCTGTTGGGCTTGTCTGCCGAGTTCGACAAGATCAAGGCCGAGGCCCTGAGCGAGCGTTTCGACGAATACGTCGGGGATTCGCCGGAAAACGCCTTGAGCGCCAGCGATGGTTTTAATGCCGGTGCCGTGCCCGGTGAAGCCAGCGGTGCCATGGCGCCGAGCGCGATGGGCAAGCAGGAAGCCCTCAAGCGCTTCACCGTTGACCTGACCGAACAGGCCCGCAGCGGCAAGCTCGACCCGATTGTTGGCCGTGACGAAGAGATCCGCCAACTGGTCGACATCCTTATGCGTCGTCGCCAGAACAACCCGATCCTCACCGGTGAAGCCGGGGTGGGCAAGACCGCCGTGGTCGAAGGTTTCGCCCTGCGCATCGTCGCCGGTGACGTGCCGCCAGCCCTGAAAGACGTGGAACTGCGCAGCCTCGACGTGGGCCTGCTGCAAGCTGGCGCGAGCATGAAAGGCGAGTTCGAACAGCGCCTGCGCCAGGTCATCGAAGACGTGCAGGCGTCGCCCAAGCCGATCATCCTGTTCATCGACGAAGCCCATACGTTGGTAGGCGCCGGCGGCGCTGCCGGCACCGGTGATGCGGCCAACCTGCTCAAGCCTGCATTGGCTCGCGGCACCCTGCGCACCGTGGCCGCGACCACCTGGGCCGAATACAAGAAACACATCGAGAAAGACCCGGCCCTGACCCGTCGCTTCCAGGTGGTACAGGTGGCCGAGCCGTCGGAAGACAAGGCGCTGCTGATGATGCGTGGCGTGGCGTCGACTATGGAGAAACACCACCAGGTGCAGATCCTCGACGAAGCCCTGGAAGCTTCGGTGAAGCTGTCCCACCGCTACATCCCGGCGCGCCAGTTGCCGGACAAATCCGTGAGCCTGCTGGACACCGCCTGCGCCCGCGTCGCCATCAGCCTGCACGCGGTGCCGGCGGAGGTGGACGACAGCCGCCGTCGCATCGAGGCACTGGAAACCGAGCTGCAAATCATCGCCCGTGAGCATGCCATCGGCATTGCGATTGGTGCGCGCCAAACCAACACCGAGGCGCTGTTGAGCGCTGAGCGTGAGCGTCTAGCGACCTTGGAAAGCCGCTGGGCCGAAGAGAAAACGTTGGTGGATGAACTGCTCGCCACCCGTGCAACCTTGCGCGAAAAAGCCGGTGTGGTGGACAGTGGCAACGATGAATTGCGCGCCCAACTGGTCGACCTACAACAACGCCTGAGCGCCCTGCAGGGCGAAACCCCGCTGATCCTGCCGACCGTGGATTACCAGGCCGTGGCCTCGGTGGTCGCTGACTGGACCGGCATCCCAGTGGGCCGCATGGCGCGCAATGAATTGGAGACGGTGCTCAACCTCGACCAGCACCTGAAAAAACGCATTATCGGCCAGGATCATGCCTTACAGATGATCGCCAAGCGCATCCAGACCTCCCGCGCCGGCCTCGACAACCCGAGCAAGCCGATTGGCGTGTTCATGCTGGCCGGCACCTCCGGTGTGGGCAAGACCGAAACCGCCCTGGCCCTGGCCGAAGCCATGTACGGCGGTGAGCAGAACGTCATCACCATCAACATGAGCGAATTCCAGGAAGCCCACACGGTGTCGACCCTCAAAGGCGCACCACCGGGCTATATCGGCTATGGCGAAGGCGGCGTGCTGACCGAAGCCGTACGGCGCAAACCCTACAGCGTGGTGCTGCTGGACGAGGTGGAAAAAGCCCACCCGGACGTGCATGAGATCTTCTTCCAGGTGTTCGACAAGGGCGTGATGGAGGATGGTGAAGGCCGGGTGATCGACTTCAAGAACACCCTGATCCTGCTGACCACCAACGCCGGCACCGAGCTGATTTCCCACGTGAGCAAAGACCCGGCGAACATTCCTGAACCGGAAGAAATCGCCAAGGCCCTGCGCCAGCCGCTGCTGGAAATCTTCCCGCCGGCGCTGCTCGGCCGTCTGGTGACCATCCCTTACTACCCGCTCAGCGACGAGATGCTCAAGGCGATCACCCGCCTGCAACTGGGCCGCATCAAGAAGCGCGTAGAGAGCACGCACAAAGTGGCTTTCGATTACGACGACGCGGTGGTCGACCTGATCGTCTCGCGCTGCACCGAGACCGAAAGCGGCGGGCGCATGATCGACACCATTCTGACCAACAGCCTGCTGCCGGACATGAGCCGTGAGTTCCTCACGCGCATGCTCGAAGGCAAGCCGCTGGCGGGTGTGCGCATCAGCAGCCGGGATAATGAATTGCACTACGACTTCAGCGACGCGGCCTAA
- a CDS encoding type VI secretion system Vgr family protein, whose amino-acid sequence MLFNQASRLAKITSPLGPDVLLLNEMGGGEELGRLFNYELQLTSLDANIDLNQLLGKPMSVGLQLADGGERHFHGIVARCSQNIDQGQFASYQVTLRPWFWLLSRTSDCRIFQNLSIPQIIKQVFRDLGFSDFEDALSRPYREWEYCVQYRETSFDFVSRLMEQEGIYYFFRHEQDRHVLVLADAYGAHTTVPGYASIPYYPKDEQQRERDHMHNWHLAHEVQPGSLELNDYDFQRPSASIDVRSAMPRPHTAGDYPLYDYPGTYVQSEDGEHYARTRIEALQTLHEQIEFSGNARGLGSGHLFSLTGFSRQDQNREYLIVGCRYYIVQESLESGGGSGSAQFESSLTCIDAQQSFRPLANTHRPIVKGPQTALVVGPKGEEIWTDQYGRVKVHFYWDRHDQSNENSSCWIRVSQSWAGKNWGSMQIPRIGQEVIVSFLEGDPDRPIITGRVYNAEQTVPYDLPENATQSGMKSRSSKGGTPANFNEIRMEDKKGLEQLYIHAERNQDIVVEVDESHSVGHDRNKSIGHDETVTIGNNRLRIVKQEDILSVGQRKTDSISQSYVIEVGENLRLVCGESILELNASGQINLTGVQISFYASGDAEFNTGGVLHLNNGGGPGATPDGQGQKAAIDANIKAAFPAPKSS is encoded by the coding sequence ATGCTATTCAACCAAGCCTCACGCCTGGCCAAAATCACCAGCCCACTCGGGCCGGATGTTCTGCTGCTCAATGAAATGGGCGGCGGCGAGGAGCTGGGCAGGCTGTTCAATTACGAGCTGCAACTGACGTCCCTGGACGCCAACATCGACCTCAACCAGTTGCTCGGCAAACCCATGAGCGTGGGCCTGCAATTGGCGGACGGTGGCGAGCGGCACTTCCACGGCATCGTCGCGCGGTGCAGCCAGAATATCGACCAGGGCCAGTTCGCCAGTTACCAGGTGACGCTGCGTCCTTGGTTTTGGCTGCTCAGCCGCACGTCGGACTGCCGGATTTTCCAGAACCTGAGCATCCCGCAGATCATCAAGCAGGTGTTCCGCGACCTGGGTTTTTCCGACTTCGAAGACGCCCTGAGCCGGCCCTACCGCGAGTGGGAATACTGCGTGCAGTACCGCGAGACCAGCTTTGATTTCGTCAGCCGCTTGATGGAGCAGGAAGGCATCTACTACTTCTTCCGCCATGAGCAAGACCGCCATGTGCTGGTGCTGGCCGATGCCTACGGCGCCCACACCACGGTGCCGGGCTATGCGTCGATCCCGTACTACCCCAAGGACGAGCAGCAGCGCGAACGCGACCATATGCACAACTGGCACCTGGCGCACGAAGTGCAGCCGGGTTCGCTGGAGCTCAACGACTACGACTTCCAGCGCCCCAGCGCCAGCATCGACGTGCGCTCGGCCATGCCGCGCCCGCACACCGCCGGCGACTACCCGCTGTACGACTACCCCGGCACCTACGTGCAAAGCGAAGACGGCGAGCACTACGCGCGCACTCGCATCGAAGCGCTGCAAACCCTGCATGAACAGATCGAGTTCAGCGGCAATGCTCGCGGCCTGGGCTCGGGGCATTTATTCAGCCTGACCGGCTTCAGTCGCCAGGACCAGAACCGTGAATACCTGATCGTCGGCTGTCGCTACTACATCGTCCAGGAAAGCCTGGAAAGCGGCGGTGGGTCGGGTTCAGCACAGTTCGAAAGCAGCCTCACTTGCATCGACGCCCAGCAGAGCTTCCGCCCATTGGCCAACACCCACCGCCCCATTGTCAAAGGCCCGCAGACCGCGCTGGTGGTCGGCCCCAAAGGCGAGGAAATCTGGACCGACCAGTACGGCCGCGTGAAGGTGCACTTCTACTGGGACCGTCACGACCAATCCAACGAGAACAGCTCGTGCTGGATTCGGGTGTCGCAATCCTGGGCCGGCAAGAACTGGGGCTCGATGCAGATTCCACGGATCGGCCAGGAAGTGATCGTGAGCTTTCTTGAGGGTGACCCCGACCGGCCGATCATCACCGGGCGGGTCTACAACGCCGAACAGACCGTGCCTTACGACCTGCCGGAAAACGCGACCCAGAGCGGCATGAAAAGCCGTTCGAGCAAGGGCGGCACACCGGCCAACTTCAATGAAATCCGCATGGAGGACAAGAAGGGTCTGGAGCAGTTGTACATCCATGCCGAGCGCAATCAGGACATCGTGGTCGAGGTGGATGAGAGCCATTCGGTGGGACATGACCGCAACAAGAGTATTGGCCATGACGAGACGGTGACCATCGGCAACAACCGTCTGCGCATCGTCAAGCAGGAAGACATCCTTTCGGTGGGCCAGAGGAAGACCGACAGCATCAGCCAGAGCTATGTCATCGAAGTCGGTGAAAACCTGCGCCTGGTCTGCGGCGAAAGCATCCTGGAGTTGAACGCCAGCGGGCAGATCAACCTCACGGGCGTGCAAATCAGCTTCTATGCCAGCGGCGATGCCGAGTTCAACACCGGCGGCGTGCTGCACCTGAACAACGGCGGCGGCCCCGGCGCGACACCGGACGGCCAGGGCCAGAAAGCCGCCATCGACGCCAATATCAAAGCCGCGTTCCCCGCGCCCAAAAGCTCCTGA
- a CDS encoding DcrB-related protein produces the protein MTYRINEFQFQLPASELQDATINILKFPELGTSLIVSRSLLAEGETLHSNFNDQLQRLEKQVQDLRYQPGVDVRLGAAQEVAGIELRSQFNKGNDKVFQYQLALVLPGTRKMLALSYVKADKLGDAEAAHWALIKNSLSFDAIS, from the coding sequence ATGACGTACCGGATCAACGAATTCCAGTTTCAACTGCCCGCCAGCGAGCTGCAGGACGCAACAATCAATATCCTCAAGTTTCCTGAATTGGGCACCTCCCTGATCGTCAGCCGCAGCCTGCTCGCCGAGGGTGAAACCCTGCACAGCAACTTCAATGACCAACTCCAGCGCCTGGAAAAACAGGTGCAGGATTTGCGTTATCAGCCGGGCGTGGACGTGCGCCTGGGCGCGGCTCAAGAAGTGGCAGGCATCGAGCTGCGCAGCCAGTTCAACAAGGGCAATGACAAGGTGTTCCAGTACCAGCTGGCTCTGGTGCTGCCGGGTACGCGCAAGATGCTCGCGTTGAGTTATGTGAAGGCAGACAAGCTCGGGGACGCCGAGGCGGCGCACTGGGCGTTGATCAAAAACTCGCTGTCGTTCGACGCTATTTCTTGA